One genomic window of Salvia miltiorrhiza cultivar Shanhuang (shh) chromosome 4, IMPLAD_Smil_shh, whole genome shotgun sequence includes the following:
- the LOC131022454 gene encoding uncharacterized protein LOC131022454 produces MESSRNSNRVEEDDIDMNDDMDDDGLEDIPIGEDGEETIQTGAQSGASKKRKGGSARSDHWKAFTLLWVEEGDPPEKTRKGKCKTCGAIISADSYRNGTNGLKNHTSNYLF; encoded by the coding sequence ATGGAATCTTCTCGCAATAGTAATAGAGTTGAGGAAGATGATATTGATATGAATGATGATATGGATGATGATGGCTTAGAGGATATTCCTATTGGCGAAGACGGGGAAGAGACAATACAAACTGGAGCTCAAAGTGGAGCatcaaagaaaaggaaaggagGAAGTGCACGTTCAGATCATTGGAAAGCATTCACACTCTTATGGGTTGAAGAAGGTGATCCTCCGGAGAAGACGCGAAAGGGGAAGTGCAAGACATGTGGAGCTATAATTAGCGCCGATTCATACCGTAATGGGACGAATGGCCTCAAAAATCACACTAGTAATTACCTGTTTTAA
- the LOC131022453 gene encoding uncharacterized protein LOC131022453, which produces MMIALEHKDTTQRNYEASVKCLQFKGHPCSLQYNNAYIEGFPGLQDRLCGPPIGNVVDPDCLSSNELQESSKECTQQPIIYHQGIRSRTTNRDLTGVSVHQPNAFQSQLNPFAVNYRYQHAPVNMFAQNYSYDHLFQDFQYFVVIDFEATCDREKNPHPQEIIEFPSVIVSSITGKLEACFQTYVRPSCNQVLSDFCKDLTGIQQIQVDRGVPLTEALLRHDKWLEMKGIKNTNFAVVTWSNWDCRVMLESECRYKKIRKPPYFNRWINLRVPFHEVFGGDRCNLKQAVEKAGLTWQGRAHCGLDDATNTAHLLSLIMHKGFRFSITNSLPFDTGDGSFTWKPTQDKPLYVMPQPQKHQQLRPLLQYNHCCYCGVTSTRGVIRKPGPKQGSLFFGCGNWTAARGARCHYFEWASP; this is translated from the exons ATGATGATTGCTTTAGAGCATAAAG ATACTACACAGAGGAATTATGAGGCATCCGTTAAATGCCTCCAGTTTAAGGGTCACCCCTGCTCCTTGCAATATAATAATGCTTACATTGAGGGATTTCCTGGTCTCCAAGACAGGCTATGTGGTCCACCAATTGGTAATGTAGTAGATCCAGATTGCTTGTCAAGCAATGAGCTACAAGAATCTTCAAAAGAATGTACGCAGCAGCCCATCATCTATCATCAAGGCATCAGGTCACGCACCACCAATCGTGACTTGACTGGTGTTTCAGTTCACCAACCTAATGCCTTTCAGAGCCAACTCAATCCATTTGCAGTAAATTATAGATACCAGCATGCACCAGTGAACATGTTTGCTCAGAATTATTCATATGACCACCTATTCCAAGATTTTCAATATTTTGTTGTGATCGATTTTGAGGCCACATGCGACAGAGAAAAAAATCCTCATCCACAAGAGATTATTGAGTTTCCATCTGTAATAGTTAGCAGCATTACTGGGAAATTAGAAGCTTGCTTTCAAACTTATGTGCGGCCTTCATGCAACCAAGTCTTGAGTGATTTCTGCAAAGATCTAACTGGCATTCAGCAAATTCAG GTGGACAGGGGAGTTCCACTAACTGAAGCTCTACTTAGGCATGACAAATGGCTTGAAATGAAAGGAATAAAAAACACGAACTTTGCTGTTGTAACATGGTCTAACTGGGATTGCCGGGTGATGTTGGAGTCTGAGTGCCGttacaaaaaaattagaaaGCCCCCATATTTCAACCG ATGGATCAACTTGAGGGTTCCCTTTCATGAGGTCTTTGGTGGTGATAGATGCAACTTGAAACAGGCAGTGGAGAAGGCTGGTCTCACCTGGCAAGGTCGTGCTCATTGCGGTCTGGATGATGCCACAAACACTGCTCATCTGCTCTCCTTGATTATGCATAAGGGCTTTAGGTTCTCAATTACCAACTCACTTCCTTTTGACACTGGCGATGGTTCATTCACATGGAAGCCAACTCAGGATAAGCCTCTTTATGTTATGCCCCAGCCACAGAAACATCAGCAACTGCGACCTCTTCTGCAGTACAATCACTGCTGTTATTGTGGGGTGACGAGCACTAGAGGAGTGATCCGGAAACCAGGTCCGAAGCAAGGGAGCCTATTCTTTGGATGTGGAAACTGGACTGCTGCTAGAGGTGCGCGTTGCCATTACTTTGAATGGGCTTCTCCATAA